Below is a genomic region from Medicago truncatula cultivar Jemalong A17 chromosome 3, MtrunA17r5.0-ANR, whole genome shotgun sequence.
ATGCATAGTTTCCACTTTCTCTCGGTGTTTCTCGATAACTAGTTCTCCTGTCTTTGTATGAAGTATCATTCTTCGGATATGAATATTCTGTTTGGAAATGCTGATTGGGAGCATGTTCCTTCCAACTTTCAAAGCCTCCACTGTACTTATTCCTTTCTCTGTTAAAAGCGTTTTGCGCACGCCTTATTAGTTCCTCTTGCATTGGCTTATTGTGTTTTGTTGTGTAAGAACTACCACTCTTTCTTCTGAATGCATGAGGCCGAGACTTGGATAACTACATGAAAAGAGTTCAAAAAACAGTTTTAGAGTTGATCTTGTTGCACTTCAAACACAAATGGAATAGTAAGAAAATAGAAGCAAATACCTCATAAGAGAACCATCGAAAAGTTTTGACAACTGAACCGTgctgaaaattgaaattaggatGGTAAAATTATTAGTTTTGAGAAACCTAAAAacgaaattaaataaatgtctAAGAAGAAGCTTACCATGATAGTACAGACGGCGGCGGTAACTACGACTAAGATAATAGTTCGTTTGGGGTCGTTATCTTCATCgtctttcttcatttcttccCGTTTATTCTCCGTTCTCTCCCAATTCAAACCTACACTACAAACCCTCTATCaatctctcttttcttttgtgTGTTCAAGGATGTTGGTGAAACTATTTTACACTCCTAATAATACatactatttgtttttttttttttttttgagaacatacatacttatttcttttaactttaagaaattgaccagaaaaataaaatataaaagtttttattttatttttaaaaatcgattctcacacaaaaatcaaagtcaCAAACCAACACGACCATTAGACCAATCTAAATATGTTGGTCTCAtggttaaaaatatttatttttaaacaaaaattaaactaattcaACTCATTCATAAGTGTAATTCTAATATGAGATGACATATGCTTTTGaatcttttataaaaataaaaaataaaaaattatgcttaTGTACCTATGAACAAACGTATAACAAGGCTGCACCATTATTTATTTGTCTCTTAATAAAACTTATCTTAAAGTTTTGTGTAAAACTAAACGAAgatttacaaaaatttaaattagtttaaaaaCTTAACCCAAtactaaatttaatttgtattaaATTTACTTTGGATGTCGTCAACCACTTATTTACAATCAGGTTCAATCAACACAACCGATAAATTCATGTTGCCTAGCAAATTAACGACCTTTATAAGCCTTGTCCATCAGCTTCCCCATATATACCAAGTCTCTTGATGCTACAAAGTCACATTTGTCATCCCTCAAACACATCCATATACCATACATTCTTTGCTCCTGAAAGATTGTCATGTCTACGTTACACTTCAACACCACAGTTCTCTACGGCTGGGCACATGCTTCCACTCAAAAAAACGTAGAATTTTTCATTATCCGgctcaaacataaatcaaacgAACTGAATGCATACATAAAAAAGTATATGGTAGTCACTCATATATATGAAGAttctatgtaaaaaaataaacttaattctttttttttcttcctaaattACAACCATGCATTGAAAGAGAATAATGCACCAGCTTTACCGCGacacgggatgggattttaacATCATTCAATAGCCTATCATTTcatcgagtaaatagtcaatttcccccctgaaattgtaagtttcatcaattaccctcctgaaatttcacaaagttagtcaatttaccccctccgtcaaatttttctgttagtgaacatgacgttttgcaaatactcccctgaagttttgcgcttatgtgcaaaatgcccccaaaacttaaaaatttatattatttttttcttaaaaacaaataattaatagttaaatattaaagctaactattaattttgaagtttggaaaaactacatacatatatacatcaaaataggaaaaaatgtgtatttttaaagtgacaataatgattatttctaatagacaaattattatttttagaggtttataaacaaattaataatcagatttaaatttatattttctccttcaccatcgatcttagtcttttaactcctccaacaatttgctcaaaccatttaaactacacaacccccaatattaatcaaGAAATCATcacattattgtcactttaaaaaatacatatttttccccattttggagcctattttgatgtatatatgcatgtggttttcccaaattccaaaattaataattatttttaatatttaactattaattgtttgtttttaagaaaagaataatataaatttttaagtttgggggcattttgcacataagtgcaaaacttcagggaggtatttgcaaaacgtcatgttcactaaaagaaaaatttgacggagggggtagattgactaacgttgtgaaatttcaggggggtaattgaagttttgttaattttaggagggtaattgatgaaacttacaatttcaggggagaaattgactatttactccatTTCATCGCTTCTAGATACACAATAAAGTCAAAGCGAATGTACATAGATTTTGTTGTATTAAAGAATCAATAAGTTGAAAGAGTAAAGGCATAAAACCGTTTGCCGTATCAATTTTGTCACTAAGACCATCTACAATGGAAAGTCCTTTCCCTAATTAGCACCATATTAAGTAGGCACCTCCATTGTGACACCAATTAACACGGTGCTTATAGAGATTGGTACTTTTATAGGCACCCTCTCTCTCCTATTACTCATGGATCCCACATGTgcaattaattctatttttttctctattcaaTTGTTGTATTATTTAATCGATCAACATtaaattttcaaccaaaactttttataaaaacaacaaataatttacccatctaaatggaaaaaaaaaaaaaaaacctaaacaaaCATACGGTGATTGGATTTAAGCAACACAATAAATAATTTAccatcatttattttatattgttttttcacgttttaactttttttttttttataatttatgattaaattatttcaatattttaaaattatataattatgaatgaatataaaaattcttgtcaaaatataaaaaataaaaattgttaaaatttaatgatatagAATTGTTGCAAAgatctaattaataattattttgaggtgATGGGTTGGAGAGAGATTGAGTGCTTATCAAGTATTAATTATAAAACGAATGACGTGTACAGTCGGTCGGGACTCGTTTAAGC
It encodes:
- the LOC25490001 gene encoding uncharacterized protein, whose product is MKKDDEDNDPKRTIILVVVTAAVCTIMHGSVVKTFRWFSYELSKSRPHAFRRKSGSSYTTKHNKPMQEELIRRAQNAFNRERNKYSGGFESWKEHAPNQHFQTEYSYPKNDTSYKDRRTSYRETPRESGNYALSHHYSVLGLDMYRKAPYSDDEIKLAFRTKVKEYHPDQNQDNKDVAESKFKEVMTSFEAIKQENKNKSQ